In a single window of the Brassica oleracea var. oleracea cultivar TO1000 unplaced genomic scaffold, BOL UnpScaffold01073, whole genome shotgun sequence genome:
- the LOC106320800 gene encoding glutathione S-transferase T3-like, whose product MDSYPFSSHSKFVELFSQQTLFFGNNEDSVELSSSQIPFQSSLGTDASNYGGDTAAECKGRRKWTPTDDVVLISSCLNTSKDPVVGNEKKSSDFWKRIAAYFADIPLVAAGCEEREPNHCKQRWHMINDLVSKFCGSYEAATREKTSGQNETDVLKLAHQIFYNNYKQRFTLEHAWKELRHDQK is encoded by the coding sequence ATGGATTCTTATCCATTTTCTTCTCACTCAAAGTTTGTTGAACTATTTAGTCAACAAACTCTTTTCTTTGGTAACAATGAAGATAGTGTTGAACTATCTTCATCacaaattccatttcaaagTAGTCTTGGGACCGATGCTTCAAACTATGGGGGAGACACTGCGGCGGAGTGTAAAGGAAGACGCAAATGGACACCAACGGATGACGTGGTCCTGATCAGTTCGTGTTTAAACACGAGCAAGGATCCAGTGGTTGGGAACGAGAAAAAATCCTCCGATTTTTGGAAAAGGATAGCTGCCTACTTCGCTGATATTCCTCTGGTTGCTGCTGGCTGTGAAGAGAGAGAGCCAAACCATTGCAAGCAACGATGGCACATGATCAATGACCTTGTGTCAAAGTTCTGTGGCTCGTACGAAGCGGCTACTAGAGAGAAAACGAGCGGCCAGAACGAGACTGATGTCCTCAAGCTTGCTCATCAAATCTTCTACAACAACTACAAGCAGAGATTCACTCTTGAACACGCTTGGAAGGAACTGCGCCACGACCAGAAGTAG